In one window of Microbacterium profundi DNA:
- a CDS encoding sensor histidine kinase, with protein sequence MTTPQIALLALAVGLAIGIGLAVLVFWAYRARAKVVEESSTTVPQGTVDVLESMDDAACVIDSSGLVLAISHAAARFGIEVGATLDNPELRELVRTVRSIGASSTETMRITRPGVSLDPRLVSARASELAARLTLLIIRDVTEQERLDQMRRDFVANTSHELKTPVGAVSLLAEAIESAADDPAQVRIFASRISAEATRLGQLTGRIMSLSRLQTADGANDFGPVAIDEVVAASIEAHAVQADSAGVELMRGGDRGVFVRGDLQILIEAVGNLVANAILYSPTGSRVGVGVKIEGETVEIAVSDQGIGISESDRERIFERFYRADEARSRRTGGTGLGLSIVKHATQRHGGEVRVWSRPSRGSTFTMVLPRIDAPMPDTTDRKNKKKRAKKAAKAAAVRARNGETV encoded by the coding sequence ATGACCACGCCGCAGATCGCGCTGCTCGCCCTCGCCGTCGGGCTGGCGATCGGCATAGGGCTGGCCGTGCTCGTTTTCTGGGCGTACCGTGCTCGCGCCAAGGTGGTGGAGGAATCGTCCACGACGGTTCCGCAGGGCACGGTCGACGTTCTCGAGAGCATGGACGATGCGGCGTGCGTGATCGACTCGTCCGGACTCGTGCTGGCCATCTCCCATGCTGCTGCGCGCTTCGGCATCGAGGTCGGGGCGACGCTCGACAACCCGGAGCTGCGAGAACTCGTGCGCACGGTCCGCTCGATCGGCGCGTCATCCACCGAGACGATGCGCATCACGCGTCCAGGGGTCAGCCTCGATCCGCGGCTGGTGTCCGCCAGGGCGAGCGAGCTGGCGGCGCGCCTCACCTTGCTGATCATCCGCGATGTGACGGAGCAGGAGCGCCTCGACCAGATGCGCCGCGACTTCGTCGCCAACACCAGCCATGAGCTGAAGACCCCTGTCGGGGCCGTGAGTCTGCTCGCCGAAGCCATCGAGTCCGCCGCCGACGATCCGGCGCAGGTGCGGATCTTCGCGTCACGCATCTCTGCCGAGGCGACAAGGCTCGGACAGCTCACCGGACGCATCATGAGTCTCTCGCGTCTTCAGACCGCCGACGGCGCCAACGACTTCGGTCCGGTGGCCATCGACGAGGTCGTCGCCGCGTCGATCGAGGCTCACGCCGTGCAGGCCGATTCCGCCGGCGTTGAGCTCATGCGCGGAGGCGACAGGGGGGTGTTCGTCCGCGGCGATCTGCAGATCCTGATCGAGGCGGTCGGCAACCTCGTCGCCAACGCGATCCTTTACTCTCCGACCGGCTCGCGCGTCGGCGTCGGCGTCAAGATCGAAGGGGAGACAGTGGAGATCGCCGTCTCCGATCAGGGCATCGGCATCTCGGAGTCGGATCGGGAGCGCATCTTCGAGCGTTTCTATCGCGCCGATGAGGCTCGCTCGCGGCGCACCGGCGGCACGGGGCTCGGACTCTCGATCGTGAAGCACGCCACGCAGCGTCACGGCGGTGAGGTGCGGGTATGGTCGAGGCCGAGTCGCGGATCGACCTTCACCATGGTGCTGCCTCGGATCGATGCTCCGATGCCCGACACGACAGACCGCAAGAACAAGAAGAAGCGCGCCAAGAAGGCGGCCAAGGCCGCGGCAGTGCGCGCCCGAAACGGAGAGACCGTATGA
- a CDS encoding RNA degradosome polyphosphate kinase, translated as MIDSALADAGLGDAEDDDFDAIESPDSLLPDHRYHDREVSWLAFNQRVLELAEDATLPELERANFLAIFASNLDEFFMVRVAGLKRRIVTGLAVPTNVGRSPADVLADISREAHALQLRHAAAWTESVRPALADAGIEITEWDMLTDAERAALTEYFQLHVFPVLMPLAVDPAHPFPYISGLSLNLAIRIRNARTGRQEFARLKVPPMLPRLVEVPGSSEIARYLPLEDLISNHLGDLFPGMEVLDHHAFRLTRNEDVEIEEDESENLIQALEAELLRRRFGPPIRLEIADDMDDLTLDLLIKELDITDQEVYRLPSPLDLRGLFSLSRVNRPDLRYPPHLPTTAVPFQPTGSNSRADIFRAIRKSDVLVHHPYESFATSVQAFLEQAARDPDVLAIKQTLYRTSGDSPIVQALIDAAESGKQVLALVEVKARFDEANNIVWARKLEKAGVHVVYGLVGLKTHCKLALVIREEDGKLQHYSHVGTGNYNPKTSRIYEDFGLFTADAQVGKDLTRLFNELSGYAIEKKFKRLLVAPLHLRKGLLRQIDNERKNAEAGKAAHIRIKVNSMVDEEIIDALYRASGAGVKVDIWVRGICSIKVDLPGISDNITVRSILGRYLEHSRIFAFDNDGDPQVHIGSADMMHRNLDRRVEALVRVTDPAHISELLSFFDLALDDGTISWHLGEDGVWTRHSVNADGESLIDLQDKTMSQIRRRRRTRTVR; from the coding sequence ATGATCGATTCCGCGCTCGCCGACGCCGGGCTGGGTGACGCCGAAGATGATGACTTCGACGCCATCGAGTCCCCGGACTCCCTCCTGCCTGACCATCGCTATCACGATCGGGAGGTCAGCTGGCTCGCGTTCAACCAGCGCGTGCTGGAACTCGCCGAAGACGCGACGCTCCCGGAATTGGAGCGCGCGAACTTCCTGGCGATCTTCGCGAGCAACCTCGACGAGTTCTTCATGGTGCGCGTCGCGGGCCTCAAGCGCCGCATCGTCACCGGTCTCGCCGTGCCGACGAATGTCGGCCGCTCCCCCGCGGATGTGCTCGCCGACATCTCCCGCGAGGCGCACGCCCTGCAACTGCGCCACGCCGCTGCGTGGACCGAGTCGGTGCGCCCTGCGCTGGCGGATGCCGGGATCGAGATCACCGAGTGGGACATGCTCACCGATGCCGAGCGCGCCGCGCTCACCGAGTACTTCCAGTTGCATGTCTTCCCGGTGCTCATGCCCCTCGCGGTCGACCCCGCTCATCCCTTCCCGTACATCTCCGGCCTGTCTCTGAACCTCGCGATCCGCATCCGCAATGCGCGCACCGGCCGGCAGGAGTTCGCTCGCCTCAAGGTGCCGCCCATGCTCCCGCGTCTCGTCGAGGTGCCGGGCAGCAGCGAGATCGCACGCTACCTGCCGCTGGAAGATCTCATCTCCAACCATCTCGGCGACCTCTTCCCTGGCATGGAGGTCCTCGACCACCACGCGTTCCGTCTCACGCGTAATGAAGACGTGGAGATCGAGGAGGACGAGAGCGAGAACCTCATCCAGGCGCTCGAGGCAGAACTGCTCCGGCGCCGATTCGGACCGCCGATCCGCCTCGAGATCGCCGACGACATGGACGATCTGACCCTCGATCTGCTGATCAAAGAGCTCGACATCACCGACCAGGAGGTCTATCGACTGCCGAGTCCTCTTGATCTGCGCGGGCTCTTCTCGCTGTCCCGCGTCAACCGACCGGACCTGCGCTACCCGCCGCATCTGCCCACGACCGCCGTGCCGTTCCAGCCGACGGGTTCGAACAGCCGTGCCGACATCTTCAGAGCCATCCGCAAGAGCGATGTTCTGGTGCACCACCCGTACGAGTCGTTCGCGACCAGCGTGCAGGCGTTCCTCGAGCAGGCGGCTCGCGATCCCGATGTGCTCGCGATCAAGCAGACGCTGTACCGCACCTCCGGTGACAGTCCCATCGTGCAGGCGCTGATCGACGCGGCAGAGTCCGGCAAGCAGGTGCTCGCCCTGGTCGAGGTGAAGGCGCGCTTCGACGAGGCGAACAACATCGTCTGGGCCCGCAAGCTCGAAAAAGCCGGCGTGCACGTCGTGTACGGCCTGGTCGGCCTCAAGACGCACTGCAAGCTCGCCCTCGTCATCCGCGAGGAAGACGGCAAGTTGCAGCACTATTCGCACGTCGGCACCGGCAATTACAACCCGAAGACCAGCCGCATCTACGAGGACTTCGGACTCTTCACGGCCGATGCGCAGGTCGGCAAGGACCTCACCCGCCTCTTCAACGAGCTCAGCGGCTACGCGATCGAGAAGAAGTTCAAGCGCCTGCTCGTCGCTCCCCTGCACCTGCGCAAGGGACTTCTACGTCAGATCGACAACGAGCGCAAGAATGCCGAGGCCGGCAAGGCCGCCCACATCCGCATCAAGGTGAACTCGATGGTCGATGAGGAGATCATCGATGCGCTGTACCGGGCGAGCGGGGCGGGAGTGAAGGTCGACATCTGGGTGCGCGGCATCTGCAGCATCAAGGTCGACCTGCCGGGAATCAGCGACAACATCACGGTGCGCAGCATCCTGGGGCGTTACCTGGAGCACTCCCGGATCTTCGCGTTCGACAACGACGGCGACCCGCAGGTGCACATCGGCAGCGCCGACATGATGCATCGCAACCTCGACCGCCGCGTCGAGGCACTCGTCCGCGTGACGGACCCCGCTCACATCAGTGAGCTGCTGTCGTTCTTCGACCTCGCTTTGGACGACGGGACCATCT
- the phoU gene encoding phosphate signaling complex protein PhoU — translation MRELFHQSLEDVQSRLVEIADLVNVSIDKATRAFATGDVALAEEVIADDAKIDELAVKLDEQAIEILARQQPVARDLRIVVFALRVSASLERMGDMSEHIAQLARLRFPERAIPKGLKSTFTRMGELDVEIARTLSELLRTQDLRFADEIRNSDDDVDELHAKVFEKVLSDNWKGEAGATVDATLASRYHERFADHAVAIAKKVVYLATGDWAVDEEDIALAAAEAEAQVAEVQDPDGKGLA, via the coding sequence ATGCGTGAACTCTTCCACCAGTCCCTCGAGGATGTGCAGTCCCGTCTCGTGGAGATCGCCGACCTCGTCAACGTCTCCATCGACAAGGCCACCCGCGCCTTCGCCACGGGCGATGTCGCGCTCGCAGAAGAGGTGATCGCCGACGACGCGAAGATCGACGAGCTCGCGGTGAAGCTCGACGAGCAGGCCATCGAGATCCTCGCCCGTCAGCAGCCCGTCGCACGCGATCTGCGCATCGTCGTCTTCGCGCTCCGAGTGAGCGCGTCCCTCGAGCGCATGGGCGACATGTCGGAGCACATCGCCCAGCTCGCGCGACTGCGCTTCCCCGAGCGCGCCATCCCGAAGGGTCTGAAGAGCACGTTCACCCGGATGGGTGAGCTCGACGTCGAGATCGCGCGTACGCTCAGCGAGCTCCTGCGCACCCAGGATCTGCGCTTTGCAGACGAGATCCGCAATTCGGATGACGACGTGGACGAGTTGCACGCCAAGGTCTTCGAGAAGGTGCTCAGCGACAACTGGAAGGGCGAGGCGGGCGCCACCGTCGACGCGACCCTCGCGAGCCGCTATCACGAGCGCTTCGCCGATCACGCGGTCGCCATCGCGAAGAAGGTCGTCTACCTCGCGACCGGTGACTGGGCGGTCGACGAGGAGGACATCGCCCTTGCCGCTGCAGAGGCGGAAGCTCAGGTGGCAGAAGTTCAAGATCCCGACGGCAAGGGCCTCGCCTGA
- a CDS encoding nitrobindin family protein, with product MLELPTDLPADLAPLSWLIGVWEGTGVIEYTADGHRFVGEFTHRVSFSHDGAGYLNYSATGWMAAAEGESSVALVAESGFWRLSRPATAADPGPALLPPIESTPARTVDDVEQLRADSGGFPIEVSLAHSDGTLELYLGEINGPRIDIATDAVVRGAGGKEYGAASRMYGLVEGHLLWAWDIAALGSELASHASARLAKV from the coding sequence ATGCTCGAGCTTCCCACTGACCTCCCGGCAGATCTTGCCCCGCTGAGCTGGCTCATCGGCGTGTGGGAAGGCACGGGCGTCATCGAGTACACCGCTGACGGCCACCGCTTCGTGGGCGAGTTCACGCATCGCGTCAGCTTCAGTCACGACGGCGCCGGGTACCTGAACTATTCGGCCACGGGATGGATGGCGGCCGCCGAGGGCGAGTCGTCGGTCGCGCTGGTCGCCGAGTCCGGATTCTGGCGCCTCTCCCGGCCCGCCACTGCGGCGGATCCTGGGCCGGCCCTGCTGCCGCCCATCGAGAGCACACCTGCGCGCACGGTAGACGACGTCGAGCAACTGCGAGCCGACTCGGGCGGGTTCCCGATCGAGGTGTCCCTCGCGCACTCGGACGGCACGCTCGAGCTGTATCTGGGCGAGATCAACGGGCCCCGTATCGACATCGCGACTGACGCGGTCGTGCGCGGCGCCGGCGGTAAGGAGTACGGCGCGGCGAGTCGTATGTACGGCCTGGTCGAAGGTCATCTGCTGTGGGCCTGGGACATCGCAGCGCTCGGATCCGAGCTCGCCTCGCATGCGTCGGCTCGTCTGGCGAAGGTCTGA
- the ygfZ gene encoding CAF17-like 4Fe-4S cluster assembly/insertion protein YgfZ produces MSAFSALPGAVSEDEVVLHFGDPIREQRRLVAGTAVAPLGDRVVIEVAGEDRLSWLDSITSQSVARLGAGDSTELLILDPQGRVEHAAGVLEDGSSVWLIADAADAESLATWLQRMVFRSRVTVAVRPELDLVGFFAGGDAEAVVRGLALTPNGTALVWADPWAAVQLGGHQYATIEQHPSASYEWRVAIVDADAAASVVGLIDETAVGVAGILATEALRVAAWRPRWASEVDERSLPHESDWIRSAVHLSKGCYRGQETVAKVHNLGHPPRRLAALQLDGSDDVLPSPGDAVFAAEDEVGRITSVARHHEDGPIALAILSRRAPIGDLIVKAEGTDIAASQQVIVPADAGATADVPRLTRLSRRPAGQDPRNA; encoded by the coding sequence ATGAGTGCCTTCTCCGCCCTGCCCGGCGCCGTGTCAGAAGACGAGGTCGTTCTCCATTTCGGGGATCCGATCCGCGAGCAGCGACGACTCGTCGCCGGCACCGCAGTGGCGCCTCTCGGCGATCGTGTCGTCATCGAGGTCGCGGGAGAAGACCGGCTGAGCTGGCTGGACTCCATCACGTCGCAGTCGGTCGCCCGCCTCGGCGCCGGCGACAGCACCGAACTGCTGATCCTCGATCCGCAGGGGCGCGTCGAGCACGCCGCCGGTGTTCTGGAGGACGGTTCGTCGGTCTGGCTGATCGCGGATGCCGCGGATGCCGAATCGCTCGCGACCTGGTTGCAGCGCATGGTGTTCCGCTCCCGCGTGACCGTCGCCGTTCGCCCTGAACTCGACCTGGTCGGCTTCTTCGCCGGCGGCGACGCCGAGGCCGTCGTGCGTGGGCTGGCGCTCACGCCGAACGGCACCGCCCTCGTGTGGGCCGACCCGTGGGCTGCCGTGCAGCTGGGCGGCCACCAGTACGCGACGATCGAACAGCATCCGTCCGCCTCGTACGAGTGGCGGGTGGCGATCGTCGATGCGGATGCCGCGGCATCCGTCGTCGGTCTGATCGACGAAACCGCGGTGGGCGTCGCAGGCATCCTCGCAACAGAGGCTCTGCGCGTCGCCGCCTGGCGTCCCCGCTGGGCGAGCGAGGTCGATGAGCGCTCGCTGCCGCACGAATCCGACTGGATCCGCAGCGCGGTGCACCTGAGCAAGGGATGCTATCGCGGCCAGGAGACCGTGGCGAAGGTGCACAACCTCGGCCATCCTCCACGCCGCCTCGCAGCGCTGCAGCTCGATGGCAGCGATGACGTCCTTCCCTCACCTGGCGACGCCGTGTTCGCGGCCGAAGACGAGGTCGGTCGCATCACGTCCGTGGCGCGGCATCATGAGGACGGACCGATCGCCCTCGCGATCCTGTCGCGGAGGGCGCCGATCGGCGACCTGATCGTGAAGGCGGAGGGCACCGATATCGCGGCCTCGCAGCAGGTGATCGTTCCGGCCGACGCCGGAGCCACGGCCGACGTGCCACGCCTGACGCGCCTCTCGCGGCGCCCGGCCGGTCAGGATCCGCGCAACGCCTGA
- a CDS encoding phosphoglyceromutase, producing the protein MTATRTLILLRHGQSEWNELNLFTGWVDVRLTEQGENEARRGGELLAESGLLPDVLHTSLLSRAIQTADIALDAADRLWIPVTRSWRLNERHYGALQGKDKAQTLEEFGPEQFQLWRRSFDVPPPLLDDDSEFSQVNDPRYADIDGEVPRTESLKIVIDRMLPYWESAIVPDLEAGKTVLVAAHGNSLRGLVKHLDGISDDAIAELNIPTGIPLVYELDENNMPTGPGRYLDPEAAAAGAAAVASQGKK; encoded by the coding sequence ATGACTGCGACGCGCACCCTCATCCTGCTCCGCCACGGCCAGAGCGAGTGGAACGAACTGAACCTCTTCACCGGCTGGGTGGATGTCCGCCTCACCGAGCAGGGCGAGAACGAGGCCCGTCGCGGCGGTGAGCTGCTCGCCGAGTCCGGTCTGCTGCCCGACGTGCTGCACACCTCCCTGCTCAGCCGCGCCATCCAGACCGCCGACATCGCGCTGGACGCCGCCGACCGTCTCTGGATCCCGGTGACGCGCTCCTGGCGCCTCAACGAGCGCCATTACGGCGCGCTGCAGGGCAAGGACAAGGCGCAGACGCTCGAGGAGTTCGGTCCTGAGCAGTTCCAGCTGTGGCGTCGCTCGTTCGATGTGCCGCCGCCCCTGCTCGACGATGACAGTGAATTCAGTCAGGTGAATGACCCCCGGTACGCCGACATCGACGGAGAGGTGCCTCGCACCGAGTCGCTGAAGATCGTCATCGACCGGATGCTGCCCTACTGGGAGAGCGCGATCGTGCCGGACCTCGAAGCGGGCAAGACGGTTCTCGTCGCAGCACACGGCAATTCGTTGCGCGGCCTGGTCAAGCACCTCGACGGCATCAGCGACGACGCGATCGCCGAGCTGAACATCCCCACCGGCATCCCGCTGGTGTACGAACTGGACGAGAACAACATGCCCACCGGCCCCGGCCGCTACCTCGACCCCGAGGCCGCAGCCGCAGGCGCTGCCGCTGTCGCCTCCCAGGGCAAGAAGTAA
- a CDS encoding response regulator transcription factor, which translates to MTRILLVEDEPDLADPLAYLLRREGYEVEIAEDGPGALTAFRERGADIVLLDLMLPGMPGTEVCRQIRSTSVVPIIMLTAKDSEVDIVVGLELGADDYITKPYSSRELLARMRAVLRRVVQADSDLDERVLDGGRVTLDIDRHTVTVSGEEINMPLKEFELLEVLMRNSGRVLTRGQLIDRVWGSDYFGDTKTLDVHIKRIRSRIEENPGEPVMLVTVRGLGYRFEG; encoded by the coding sequence ATGACCCGAATTCTTCTCGTCGAGGACGAACCCGATCTCGCCGACCCCCTTGCCTATCTGCTGCGTCGTGAAGGCTACGAGGTGGAGATCGCAGAGGACGGCCCCGGCGCGCTGACGGCGTTCAGAGAGCGAGGTGCCGACATCGTCCTTCTCGACCTCATGCTTCCCGGCATGCCGGGCACCGAGGTGTGCCGGCAGATCCGCTCGACCTCGGTGGTTCCGATCATCATGCTCACGGCGAAGGACTCGGAGGTGGACATCGTCGTCGGGCTCGAGCTCGGCGCGGACGACTACATCACCAAGCCCTATTCGTCCCGTGAGCTGCTCGCACGCATGCGCGCCGTGCTGCGCCGTGTGGTGCAGGCCGACAGCGATCTCGATGAGCGCGTGCTCGACGGCGGGCGCGTCACGCTCGACATCGATCGGCACACCGTCACGGTCTCCGGTGAGGAGATCAACATGCCATTGAAGGAGTTCGAGCTGCTCGAGGTGCTGATGCGCAACTCAGGTCGAGTGCTCACTCGCGGTCAGCTGATCGACCGCGTATGGGGCAGCGACTACTTCGGCGACACCAAGACGCTCGACGTGCACATCAAGCGCATCCGCTCCCGAATCGAGGAGAACCCGGGCGAGCCGGTCATGCTCGTCACCGTGCGCGGACTCGGATACCGCTTCGAGGGCTGA
- a CDS encoding winged helix-turn-helix transcriptional regulator yields MALLLVLTSAPASEQVLPALELLSHRVRQIPAEPAQLVSAPESDIVIVDGRHDLSAARSLCKLLRTTGQDAPLLLVVTEGGMSAVSGDWGIDDVLLTDAGPAETDARIRLAIARGEATAEPSRVQASGVTIDEQSYSAKLHGRSLDLTYKEFQLLHFLATHPSRVFTREQLLSEVWGYDYFGGTRTVDVHVRRLRAKLGDQEQIIGTVRNVGYRFNVYDEDQVAAAR; encoded by the coding sequence GTGGCCCTGCTCCTGGTTCTGACCTCAGCTCCCGCTTCGGAGCAAGTGCTGCCCGCCCTGGAACTGCTCAGTCACCGTGTGCGGCAGATCCCCGCGGAGCCGGCGCAGCTCGTCAGTGCCCCCGAGAGCGACATCGTCATCGTCGACGGTCGGCACGATCTCTCCGCGGCCAGGTCGCTGTGCAAACTGCTGCGCACGACGGGGCAGGACGCGCCGCTTCTGCTCGTCGTCACCGAAGGTGGGATGAGCGCCGTCTCAGGCGACTGGGGCATCGACGACGTACTCCTGACCGACGCCGGTCCCGCGGAGACGGATGCCCGCATTCGCCTGGCGATCGCGCGCGGCGAGGCCACGGCCGAGCCCTCGAGGGTCCAGGCCTCCGGTGTGACCATCGACGAGCAATCGTATTCGGCCAAGCTCCACGGCAGGTCGCTGGATCTCACGTACAAGGAGTTCCAGCTGCTGCACTTCCTCGCCACGCATCCCTCACGCGTGTTCACCCGCGAGCAGCTGCTGAGCGAAGTGTGGGGGTATGACTACTTCGGCGGTACGCGGACAGTCGACGTGCACGTCCGGCGCCTGCGCGCCAAACTCGGCGACCAGGAGCAGATCATCGGCACCGTGCGCAACGTCGGCTACCGCTTCAACGTCTACGACGAGGACCAGGTCGCCGCCGCACGGTGA
- a CDS encoding CarD family transcriptional regulator has protein sequence MLFEVGETVVYPHHGAATIIEVKDRVIKGETKKYLKLNVTQGDLIIEVPAENVDLVGVRDVIGQEGLDHVFEVLRAPFTEEPTNWSRRYKANLEKLASGDVIKVSEVVRDLWRRDQDRGLSAGEKRMLAKARQILISELALAEKCDEDKAGALLDEVLAS, from the coding sequence ATGCTTTTTGAAGTTGGCGAGACGGTCGTCTATCCGCACCATGGGGCCGCGACGATCATCGAGGTCAAGGATCGCGTCATCAAGGGCGAGACGAAGAAGTACCTGAAGCTGAACGTCACCCAGGGTGACCTCATCATCGAGGTTCCTGCAGAGAACGTCGACCTCGTCGGCGTCCGCGACGTCATCGGCCAGGAGGGTCTCGATCACGTGTTCGAGGTGCTGCGCGCTCCGTTCACGGAAGAGCCCACGAACTGGTCACGTCGTTACAAGGCGAACCTCGAGAAGCTCGCCTCCGGCGATGTGATCAAGGTGAGCGAGGTCGTGCGCGACCTGTGGCGTCGCGATCAGGACCGCGGTCTGTCCGCGGGTGAGAAGCGCATGCTCGCGAAGGCGCGTCAGATCCTCATCTCCGAGCTCGCGCTCGCCGAGAAGTGCGACGAGGACAAGGCCGGGGCGCTGCTCGACGAGGTCCTTGCGTCCTGA